From the genome of Oryza glaberrima chromosome 1, OglaRS2, whole genome shotgun sequence:
TTGGCACCTAAAAGCATATGGTTAGTACTTAGGTCACATTCTTTtgtccaacaagagttggatgaagattaagattttcgtggcacacttttcaaaccgctaaaatGGTGCATTtcttatattaatctattttttaagtttgtaataattaaaactcaatcaatcatacgttaataccacatcgttttacgtaaaaaacttaatctttatcttcagaagaaaagaacactaaatttggttaaaaaaatcaaatctctcTGGACCGCCGCGTCCCCACCATGCCGTGGAACTAAACACCGCAATAGACGTCATCACGTGGGATTGGGGGCCAAACCCGGTAGCCCGAACCGCGTATCGTCCCCGCCATGACGCCATCGATCGGCTGCGACCTCGGCGACGCCAACCGCATCTTCGTCAACTCAACGACTTCCACGCCACCCCACACGGCACGGCTGCTGGCTCGATCGGCACCTGCCCGCCCAACATGTGCAAGGGCCTGATGACTAATTTGGCTTTATGGGATTTCAACCTTGGCTGTGCctagatttcaacttttttcttcaaacttctaatttttccgtcacatcaaatatttggatatatgcatggagcattaaatatagaaaaaaaactaattgtacagtttgcatttaaattgcgagacgaaacttttaaacctaattgcgccatgattagccataagtgctacagtaaccacatttgctaatgacggattaattagccttaaaagattcatctcacggtttacagtcgaaatctataatttgttttttgtttttttattttgttattagtctacgtttaataatttaaatgtaTCTGTATACgtcaaaaaaattttggcacCGAACTAAATACGACTCTTGCTAATAAGTTTGTAATGGTAAAGGCTCGGTGTGTCTTATTATTTGctatatagggtgtgtttagttcacgctaaaattagaagtttggttgaaattgaaacgatgtgacggaaaagttaaaagtttgtgtgtgtagaaaagttttgatgtgatgaaaaagttgaaagtttaaagaaaaagtttgcaactaaactcggccataaTACCGGAATCCATTCGTTAAGATATTTTTTCCCCCACTTAACCTCTGGGCAGTTCATGTTTCGTTTATACTGCGTGATggtcaaattttagtaactcaAAATATGATCAAAATTTTTGTATGCAATTCTCAACAAATACACCAACTATAAACTTTACATTTGGCGTGAGTTGTAAGATCTCTTATTGCATAAAGAATGGAATTACAAAGTTACccatcttctcttttctctcaagCTCTTCCTTTTCAGCAATCTGTTTTAGCGTAGTCCACCCCTTTCTTGCCCGCTTCCTTGAACTACCAGACATCTGAGCAGAACCAATTGCTACAGGTTTATTTTTCATACCATCGTTTGGAGCTGACTTGGTAGGCATTGTAGGGGCCTTGCCAGTAACTGAACTTGGCATCTCCGCTTTCTTGTTCTGAATGCTTCTTGTCTTGAGCAGTTCTGCAGAATCCTTATGGTCCGTCACATCCACCACTTTGTTCTTTCGAGGAGTAACAAAACTTGATCCAACTGAAAATTCTGCTTTCGAAGGAACATCGGGTTGGCATATTGCAATTTTGTTAGCAGAAACAGGCTCAGTTTCATGCGTACTTTTTTCATTTGTGATTGTTACTACTATTTTCTGTGAGACATTTTCCTCATCAGTAGCTGATGCTGACTGATTCAGTTCCACCGATGAAGACGCTACCTCCTTCTCCATAGATTCGTCAAGAAGATTGGGTACTGGGCTCTCCTCATACTCGTTCTTTACAAGATTTCGTTGTTTCAACCCAGATGTTGACTCTAGTTGTGAGACTGCTCCTTGAGAATATTCCAAGCCCTCTTTTATAGTTACTAATCTCTTGTTATTACTGTCCCCTTTCAACTTAATGCTGGTAACATCCATGCCAACTGGCTTTCTTGATGATAACAAGCCCTTCATAATATTCTTTCCGCTGCCCCTTATTAGGTTTTGGTCTCCACAGAAATGGCACAGGTAGGAAATGCTGTTCTGGCAAGTGTTTAACTTCTTGcgtcgctttgcttttcttttgttgttcttTATGCGGATGGTGCAGTTGAAGCCTGGCTGTAAGACTGTTTCACACCTGCAAAGTTTAGAGAATGTTTCTTCAGAAGTCCTATAGAGATATTGGTCTAATCTAAAGTAGTAATGCTTATGATCCAGACAAATGGGTACGcacagtagaaaaaaaaaatagcataacTAGGAAACTGAACTACCAAGTACACtctgtttcacattataagatgttttgggttttgaatagattcaTACATGGGTCCATGTATGCGCTTCATATATTCCAAATTCATAaggatgttagtgaatctagatgAAGGATGGAGAGGCCAAAACATCTTATAGTGTGGAACTGAGGGAGTACATAGTATGTTTCACCGCCTACAATCAACGACTCGAGCCTGGCAGACTGGTGGATGACAGCGAGAATGCATTTTCAGACAGGCTACAGGAACATTTTTGACACTGTCTTCGCACTAATTTGCTGGTTCCTGTGGAAGGAGCGCAATGCGCGTGTGTTCGAGCAGAAGTTTCGAAGCACAGAACAATTAGTGTGTGAAATCAAAGAGGAAATCCTTGTTTGGAAGACAGCAGGAGTATTCGCAACTTGTAATGGCGATAGTGAATAATTTGTAAGACCCGTAGCATGCAATTTTAGCTTACTAGGTTGGGGATTTTCCTCATCCATCTCGACAGCATACTGTCGTTGTAAGCTTCAAATGTAACGAACTACaagattttcaaaaaaaaaaaaaaacacaatcatTTGTTTGAACTTAGTGGACAAGGTTACAGGGTATGATGCTCTCATGAACTAGCAGTTTTTAAGCCGTGTGAAACAGTATTGCAACAACAGTGGTTGCCGACAGATAACAGAATAAatataactgaaaaaaaatactacctaGTGACTTAATCAGTTCAAGCCAATATGAACTGTTGCTTTGTGAATAGGAGATTTGCACAATTTGGTTAGAACTTGAGTAATCAATCACAAAGAGAGAGTTTGAGAATGATATGCACAATGCAAAGCATGGATCCAACTAAATAAATCATATGAATAGGTTTCGATTTTACAATATACCTGTAAAATAGGTTTCGATTATTTGCTATAAAGAACTTCAAGACTTGGTTATCTGTATCTCATAAAACTGATTCATGAAATGTATCGATTGAGTTCATTAAAGCTACATATCACTCTGTCATTCTCACTGATAGACAAATGTTGCaccaataaaaaaaagcaagtgcaaaattatatgaatagctGCACTAACACGACTAGATAGCATCAAAAGGCTGCCTGATACTTCTATGGTGCATAGGAAATTAGGAATATAGGATATAGTATCTAGCCGGGCAGGTCCTTAAACTGGCTAAAATGCTGCTTAGCATAAAACTACCGCAATTTCTTAGAGGTATGAGGGGGATTATGATACTAATAATATCTGCAATGGTTAAATTCAAGGGAAGGGGCAGATTTTGTTCCTTCAATATCATGCAACAATTTGAGAGACGATTAACCACAAATCAGTAGAAGAATTGAGTACTTTGCCCCACAACACACAGGCAAATTCTGAAGGACGCGAGCATCCGACCGAGGTGTAGTAAGAAGTAAGCAGTGACCCTGACCTCTGGCATAGGAAGGTGGAGGCGGCCAGAGGTATCCCGGCCGCCTCGGCGTTGGCGGCGAGGCGTCGCCCCAGCAGGGCGCCGAGGGGGCCCACCCTGGCCTCCCCGCCCGCCCACGCCGCCAGCCGCTGCAGGTGCTGGACCCTCAGCAGGGAGGCCGCGTCGGCGCGCGTCTTCCCGGAGCTCTCCTCGCGGAGCGACACGGCCTGGTTCCCGGCcctgggcggcgccgccggggcatGGCCATGGCCACTGCGCTTCTTCCCCATGTAGCCGCCAAGCCGCAACCGCGAGGAAGACAaccggagggcggcggcgcgggagggagtaggcggaggcggcggcggcgacggcgagtgggTCTGGGTCGCTGTGGGCCGGTGCAAGGGCCAGTTGGGCCGCGCCGCCGGTTAATTTGTAGTAGTAGTTTCTTTCAGGAATAGTaagtctttttttctttggggtctccctcatctctttgccCTTGGTCAAATCACACCCCTTAACCGTAAAATCGGATATAACCCCTCCCCCAACTTCAAAAACCGGTGTAAAATTCACTCCTTCGGTGTTTCTAAAAGTGGTTTTGTTCATGTGGCAAGTTGACTTGGTCCAAGTATGCTGACGTAGCGGCCTAGTCATCACAGGAATTAAAAATAGAAGTAGGTCCTGCATGTAAATGATAAGGATGCACTCGACTAACGCGACGACAGCTGCGGGAGGCCAACGCCGTGGCTAAGGGGTTGGCGGTGAGCAGCAACGAACGCACGAAGGCTGGTTCGGCCACGTGTGACGACTAGGCAGTGGACTTCGGTCGCGGAGATGAAATCGGCGACAGGGTCGTGGGGAGGGACATGCTCTTGCTAGCATGAAGCTCAGTGGAGCTTCGCTATTGTGCCCGGATTTCGAGAAGAACTTGTTGATGAGGCCATCGGAGAGGGCCAACCCTAGTGAAGTCATAGTATTCCTCGACATCTGACGAAGAAGAGCAGTGGGAAGCTGGTTTGAGGAGTAGGCGGAGATAGGCGACAACGACAGGGAGCCACTGTGAGGGGAAGGAAGCTAGGCAGCCATGCGCTAGCTCTGGCTCGCCTCGAGCTCACAGTGTTGGCAAAGGAGACGACATCATCGGTTGGTGGTCTCCGAGCAAGGCGAGGtggcagaggagaggaggggccgCCATCGCTTGTCTCCTCTGCATCACTGCCCATCACCGCCAGAGCTAGGCCCGAAGGTAGATCCAACTCAGCGGATTATCCCAACAATGATGGCCTTGGATATCGCAACGACGGTGCGAGGACCTCGGGAGAGGCGACGAGCTTGGCCAACTGCGGGGGAGCTCGTCCGAGACGAAGCAGATGGAGTCGAAGATTTCGAAAGACACCAGGGTTGTTGCGTTGAGGAATGTCACAATGGCCTTGAGGAAGGTTGCGACCGCACTGGTCAGCTGCACGAGGCGGCAGCACCGGGCCACCATAGTCGAGGGGTAGTAGATCTTGTATGCCCCAAACATCGCGCCTGTCGCAAGGAGGATCCTACTGCTGGCAGTGGCGGGAGAAGGCCACAAGGCAATCCATGGTGGcagctcgccggagctagggttaGATGCGGTGAGCGTACTGTGGCCGTCTCTCTTTTAGATCTATGCCACTATAAATATGCCATTTTAGATAAATGCCATTACTATTCGCAATATCAGCTACTctctccgggttgataatacttgttattttggacaagggcacggcCTTCAAAAAGTAACTTTGACAactattatctattataaaaCATATAGAAATTTCAACAAATCTATGATTTTAtggaagtactttttaagactaatctacacatgtggttttcatattttaagataaatattttagaaattatttgtagtcaaagattttaaagtttgactttacccttgtccaaaacgactaatattatcagcccggagggagtactattaaCAACGGAATTTTGCATCAGATTTGGAGAAGAAAGAACAAGATCAAAGCGGATTTGGTGTGGAATCGAGTTAGATTTGGAGTCGGACTGCACATCGGCTGGACACTGTATTGGCTGAAAAACGGAGTCTAAGTTGGTCAAGCTGATAAGGCAAACGGCCGATGCAGCCAACATGGTATGACTTGGGCTCGGCATGGGCCTAAATTGGGTTTAACCGTCATtgccaattagagatagagctcATTTaaggcaattatatctattaattaggttaTTTGTGTCGGTTTTGTGAGGTTTGGTAAGAGACCATCGTATATggtttgtattttatctttagaaaggtttgagtcgtgtccataatggactGGTTTTGTACTtagggtataaatatgaaccccAGGCCAATGTAAAAGGAGAGACAATCCAATACAactttggcgcatcgccaccctttttgttcttcttttcggCGAGTTCTCTCGACAAGAGGTAACCGTCTCGATGGCTTGTGCTATCAGGGCTATTATGTCGCTTTAGATATCTTAGTCCTTTTATCATGACCATCtgctatcatatgtcttagttaatctagtcttagtatctcgatttagctctatcggctagTTTTCGCTTTAGGGCTCTTGCcgatatcggctaaatcgtcttACTAGATAAGTttagctaaggcatctaccatcCTGAAAAGTGATTGAttgcttgattgtttagactctAGGCTTCTTTTCCTACTTTGTGATGCATTATCCCTAGTCTTGTCTTGAATTCTAGAAATTAACCTGGAATCAATCATAATTTAGGATAGTGTCgatgggggatacccgtagaccggataaatagggtattggggtacgatggtacgaggatctacgtgaTACGACATCTAGCAAACAAGGAGataaagattatactggttcaagcCCCATATCAGATAATAgtcctaatccagtttatatgatattgatatggaaatccactatttatatgatattgatatggaaatccaaattagtttcattaaatcaataattgaatatattttcataataaatttgtcttgggttgaaaatgttattatttttttctacaaacttagtcaaacttgaaataggttgactttgaccaaagtcaaaatgtcttataacctgaaacagagagagtagttTCTATAGCACCACAAAGTT
Proteins encoded in this window:
- the LOC127766539 gene encoding uncharacterized protein LOC127766539; the encoded protein is MGKKRSGHGHAPAAPPRAGNQAVSLREESSGKTRADAASLLRVQHLQRLAAWAGGEARVGPLGALLGRRLAANAEAAGIPLAASTFLCQRCETVLQPGFNCTIRIKNNKRKAKRRKKLNTCQNSISYLCHFCGDQNLIRGSGKNIMKGLLSSRKPVGMDVTSIKLKGDSNNKRLVTIKEGLEYSQGAVSQLESTSGLKQRNLVKNEYEESPVPNLLDESMEKEVASSSVELNQSASATDEENVSQKIVVTITNEKSTHETEPVSANKIAICQPDVPSKAEFSVGSSFVTPRKNKVVDVTDHKDSAELLKTRSIQNKKAEMPSSVTGKAPTMPTKSAPNDGMKNKPVAIGSAQMSGSSRKRARKGWTTLKQIAEKEELERKEKMGNFVIPFFMQ